From Coturnix japonica isolate 7356 chromosome 1, Coturnix japonica 2.1, whole genome shotgun sequence, the proteins below share one genomic window:
- the SLC35B4 gene encoding UDP-xylose and UDP-N-acetylglucosamine transporter: protein MHPALAVCLVFCGCCSNVVFLELLVRQFPGCGNIVTFSQFLFIAVEGFIFEANFGRKRPAIPMRYYLIMVAMFFTVSVVNNYALNLNIAMPLHMIFRSGSLIASMALGIIILKKRYSLSKYTSIALVSMGIFTCTFMSAKQVASDSSLNEEDGLHVFLWWLLGIAALTFALLMSARMGIFQETLYKQFGKHSKEALFYNHALPLPGFILLAPNIYHHAVLFSQSEPFQIPVIGLTMPIMWFYLLMNVITQYVCIRGVFILTTECTSLTVTLVVTLRKFVSLIFSILYFRNPFTAWHWLGTAFVFVGTLMYTEVWNSLGPLLARWRKRPKAE, encoded by the exons ATGCACCCGGCTTTGGCGGTGTGTTTGGTGTTCTGCGGCTGCTGCAGTAACGTGGTGTTCCTTGAGCTGCTGGTCAG GCAGTTTCCAGGATGTGGGAACATAGTGACGTTCTCCCAGTTCCTATTTATTGCAGTGGAAGGTTTTATCTTCGAAGCCAACTTCGGGAGGAAGAGGCCGGCCATCCCAATGAG gTACTACCTCATCATGGTGGCCATGTTCTTCACTGTCAGCGTGGTGAATAACTATGCTTTGAACTTAAATATTGCCATGCCGCTGCACATGATCTTCAGATCA GGCTCTCTCATAGCAAGCATGGCTCTGGGTATCATCATTCTGAAGAAAAG ATACAGTTTGTCGAAATACACATCCATAGCCCTGGTTTCCATGGGGATCTTTACCTGCACTTTCATGTCTGCAAAGCAAGTG GCATCCGACTCCAGCTTGAATGAAGAGGATGGACTCCATGTTTTCTTGTGGTGGCTGCTAG GTATTGCTGCACTCACCTTCGCCCTCCTCATGTCTGCAAGAATGGGGATTTTCCAGGAGACGCTTTACAAGCAGTTTGGGAAACACTCCAAAGAGGCCCTTTTTTACAAC catgCGTTACCACTCCCTGGCTTTATTCTCCTGGCCCCAAACATCTACCACCATGCAGTTCTCTTCAGCCAGTCTG AGCCATTCCAGATCCCAGTGATTGGGCTGACCATGCCAATCATGTGGTTCTACCTCCTCATGAACGTCATCACTCA ATACGTCTGCATTCGGGGCGTCTTCATCCTCACCACGGAGTGCACCTCCCTCACCGTCACGTTGGTGGTGACGCTGCGCAAGTTCGTCAGCCTCATCTTCTCCATCCTCTACTTCCGTAACCCCTTCACGGCCTGGCACTGGTTGGGCACTGCCTTCGTCTTTGTGGGGACTCTCATGTACACAGAGGTGTGGAACAGCCTCGGGCCCCTCCTGGCTCGCTGGAGGAAGAGGCCGAAGGCGGAATAG